A region of Thermobifida halotolerans DNA encodes the following proteins:
- a CDS encoding GNAT family N-acetyltransferase, translating into MPQATPALYYVFDQRPADTSAHSAVRDLIAMPCRGARVPGEVVEFIGDSDCVEDLATHQFGTIRWDEHRRVATLLYVRPAHRRQGIATALWTTAATLHSRRTGKPLTISTARTVLGEVWARHLGLEAPLERLVLPLTPAAHTRDVPARLLVPDTTVALARDLAARYRLPLREVMACCQATVEAALAFKEGRR; encoded by the coding sequence GTGCCCCAGGCCACTCCCGCGCTGTACTACGTGTTCGACCAGCGCCCGGCCGACACCAGCGCGCACTCCGCCGTTCGCGACCTCATCGCCATGCCCTGCCGTGGAGCGCGCGTCCCCGGCGAGGTGGTGGAGTTCATCGGCGACAGCGACTGCGTCGAGGACCTCGCCACCCACCAGTTCGGGACGATCCGCTGGGACGAACACCGCCGCGTCGCCACCCTGCTCTACGTCCGCCCCGCCCACCGGCGGCAGGGCATCGCCACCGCACTGTGGACCACCGCCGCAACCCTGCATTCCCGCCGCACCGGCAAACCGCTGACCATCAGCACCGCACGCACCGTGCTGGGGGAGGTGTGGGCCCGCCACCTGGGATTGGAGGCGCCGCTGGAGCGGCTCGTCCTGCCGCTGACACCTGCCGCGCACACCCGCGACGTGCCGGCGCGGCTGCTGGTCCCCGACACCACCGTGGCCCTGGCCCGCGACCTCGCCGCCCGGTACCGCCTGCCGCTGCGCGAGGTCATGGCCTGCTGCCAGGCCACTGTCGAGGCCGCTCTCGCGTTCAAGGAAGGACGCCGGTGA
- a CDS encoding polymorphic toxin-type HINT domain-containing protein, giving the protein MADGTSKPIEKVKTGDKVLATDPETGEQGPRTVLATIVGAGAKDLVEITVDPATERSADDDSDRETTPEPTAVGDVIIATDGHPFWAPELGQWVDAIDLTPGMWLQTSAGTWVQITSIRAWAQATTVHNLTVQGVHTYYAYANTTSLLTHNCEDGVVPTISSDRLGHIYSRHGEGARERDQNAGEFNESFLYDDEDNELLEQRLLDAVSNSDPSPNPRRRGHLHRYDYGYGNDIGRDGEVSTSTVEIVVLDSGNIWTAHPVKRR; this is encoded by the coding sequence ATGGCCGACGGCACGTCCAAACCGATCGAGAAGGTCAAGACCGGCGACAAGGTACTGGCCACAGACCCCGAGACCGGTGAACAGGGTCCCAGGACGGTGCTGGCCACGATCGTCGGGGCCGGGGCAAAAGACTTGGTAGAGATCACGGTGGATCCGGCCACCGAGAGATCGGCTGACGATGACAGTGACAGGGAGACCACGCCCGAGCCAACCGCGGTGGGCGATGTCATCATCGCCACCGACGGCCACCCCTTCTGGGCCCCCGAACTTGGCCAGTGGGTCGACGCCATCGACCTGACCCCGGGAATGTGGCTGCAGACCTCGGCTGGCACCTGGGTCCAGATCACCTCCATCAGGGCATGGGCCCAGGCAACTACCGTCCACAACCTCACCGTCCAAGGCGTCCACACCTACTATGCATACGCGAACACCACGTCGCTGTTGACGCATAACTGCGAAGACGGAGTTGTCCCCACAATCAGTAGCGATAGGTTGGGACATATCTATAGTCGTCACGGAGAAGGTGCGAGAGAGCGAGATCAGAACGCCGGAGAATTCAATGAGTCATTCCTCTATGACGATGAAGACAATGAATTGCTTGAGCAGAGACTTCTGGATGCAGTGAGCAATAGTGATCCTAGCCCTAATCCTAGGAGGAGAGGACATCTCCATCGCTATGACTATGGGTATGGAAATGACATTGGACGGGATGGAGAAGTCAGCACTAGTACCGTTGAGATTGTTGTGCTAGATAGTGGAAATATATGGACTGCGCATCCCGTAAAGAGGAGGTGA
- a CDS encoding transposase family protein, with amino-acid sequence MADKGYVGLAPKVVFCPFKGRGKPQWKKDANSAHAKLRAPGEWAIAQLKNRHVLRRLRCCPTASSEIVRAVLVLQLCETG; translated from the coding sequence TTGGCTGACAAGGGCTATGTCGGTCTGGCCCCAAAAGTGGTGTTCTGCCCGTTCAAGGGCCGGGGCAAGCCGCAATGGAAGAAGGACGCCAACTCCGCCCACGCCAAGCTCCGCGCTCCTGGCGAGTGGGCCATCGCCCAACTGAAGAACCGGCACGTCCTCCGCCGCCTACGATGCTGCCCCACCGCATCCAGCGAAATCGTCCGAGCAGTGCTGGTCCTCCAACTCTGCGAAACAGGATGA
- a CDS encoding NAD(P)-dependent oxidoreductase — MLLDHIPGAPRARVVVIGNGNVGHAAATTAAALGAHVTVLTRTADSAAAYTHRAPAGTVVAPNTPDQLARVLAGADLVIGAILISTYTTPAMISRAHLAAMQPGAVIVDATCGYGPGYLPTAGGVQQPGDAPHIVDGILHLKHDALPRLVPRTASHAYTRAAAPYLLRLARHVLDQVPDEAVATARIAHRGDLTHPVVREHADLYHTGRAA, encoded by the coding sequence GTGCTGCTGGACCACATTCCGGGTGCCCCGCGGGCCAGGGTCGTGGTGATAGGCAACGGCAACGTGGGGCACGCCGCAGCGACCACCGCCGCTGCGCTGGGAGCGCACGTCACCGTCCTGACCCGTACCGCAGACTCCGCCGCCGCCTATACGCACCGGGCACCGGCCGGGACCGTGGTGGCGCCCAATACCCCCGACCAGCTCGCTCGGGTACTGGCGGGCGCAGACCTGGTCATCGGCGCCATCCTCATCTCCACCTACACCACCCCCGCCATGATCAGCCGTGCCCACCTGGCGGCCATGCAGCCCGGCGCGGTGATCGTCGACGCCACCTGCGGGTACGGCCCCGGTTACCTGCCCACCGCCGGTGGCGTCCAACAACCCGGGGACGCACCGCACATCGTGGACGGCATCCTGCACCTCAAGCACGACGCCCTGCCCCGGCTGGTGCCGCGCACCGCATCCCACGCCTACACCCGCGCCGCCGCCCCCTACCTGCTGAGACTGGCCCGCCACGTCCTCGACCAGGTTCCGGACGAGGCCGTGGCGACCGCCCGCATCGCCCACCGCGGAGACCTGACGCACCCGGTGGTACGCGAGCACGCTGACCTCTACCACACAGGACGGGCCGCATGA
- a CDS encoding helix-turn-helix domain-containing protein, giving the protein MASMICGHCGHDRAEGRCECIPGAFRQRRDVGEAVARSDVTRIVRLLRIHTELTQEAIGNMTGLSQGMVSQMESGKRSLRDAAKKRRALEGLGILPPTSNTGAGSSSAGAPLSASDAEDISAPTCTTPATERSNSNSPVVRALTQNSPFGTAGPDRRNDRGLTPVCPGQAGTPENDDMNRRELLRLFSVTGTLLALPSAGFVPGIDQATGSVPGRSGHLDATALDEYTQLNSNLWRVFGLAPSKSQVLPLVRTQLDVLTDKLKQPHDEAAHQRLCLLTADLFQLAGEIFFDGNHYTDAAHCYSLAASAAKEAGAFDLWACALTRHAFVAVYEQQFPQAVPLLELAAVLARRGDSELSTRHWVAAVQAETFAGLGDQDACQRALDTAEQVLDLPGQVHNGGWLRFDGSRLAEERGTCYVALGRSDLAETALTKALTGTLTVRRRAGVLADLALLGVQRRDPEQVVAFTAEAVEAARQTGSGVINRKLRGLQQHLLPLLHDGRIRRLNDDITALTGPAVSG; this is encoded by the coding sequence ATGGCCTCCATGATCTGCGGCCACTGCGGGCACGACCGTGCCGAGGGGAGATGCGAGTGCATTCCCGGCGCCTTCCGGCAGCGTCGTGACGTCGGTGAGGCGGTGGCGCGTTCGGACGTGACGCGGATCGTGCGCCTGCTGCGTATCCACACGGAGTTGACGCAAGAGGCCATCGGGAACATGACCGGCCTGTCCCAGGGCATGGTCTCGCAGATGGAGTCCGGGAAGCGCTCCCTGCGCGATGCGGCCAAGAAACGCAGAGCACTGGAAGGGCTCGGCATCCTCCCTCCAACCTCCAACACGGGCGCGGGATCATCGAGTGCGGGCGCACCGCTCAGCGCATCGGATGCCGAGGACATCTCAGCACCTACCTGCACCACACCCGCCACTGAGAGATCCAACTCGAACAGCCCCGTGGTACGGGCACTCACCCAGAACTCCCCCTTCGGGACGGCAGGCCCGGACCGGCGAAACGACCGCGGTCTGACCCCGGTGTGTCCCGGTCAGGCGGGCACTCCGGAGAATGACGACATGAACCGCCGTGAACTGCTGCGCCTGTTCAGTGTCACCGGCACACTGCTGGCCCTGCCATCTGCCGGGTTCGTACCGGGCATCGACCAAGCGACCGGTTCCGTACCAGGACGGTCGGGGCACCTGGATGCCACCGCGCTGGACGAGTACACGCAGTTGAACAGCAACCTGTGGCGCGTCTTCGGGTTGGCCCCGTCCAAAAGCCAGGTGCTGCCCCTGGTGCGCACCCAGCTCGACGTGCTGACCGACAAGCTCAAACAGCCCCACGATGAGGCCGCTCACCAGCGTCTCTGTCTTCTGACCGCGGACCTGTTCCAGTTGGCCGGAGAGATCTTCTTCGACGGCAACCACTACACCGACGCCGCCCACTGCTATTCCCTCGCCGCTTCTGCAGCTAAAGAGGCCGGAGCGTTCGACCTCTGGGCGTGTGCACTGACACGGCACGCGTTCGTTGCGGTCTATGAACAGCAGTTCCCCCAAGCGGTCCCTTTGCTGGAGCTCGCCGCGGTCCTCGCACGCCGCGGGGATTCGGAACTGTCCACCCGTCACTGGGTCGCCGCCGTGCAGGCTGAGACCTTCGCCGGTCTCGGAGACCAAGACGCCTGCCAGCGGGCTTTGGACACCGCGGAGCAGGTCCTGGACCTGCCCGGCCAGGTCCACAACGGTGGCTGGCTGCGCTTCGACGGCTCGCGTCTGGCTGAAGAGCGCGGCACCTGCTATGTCGCGCTGGGCCGGTCTGATCTCGCCGAGACAGCGCTCACCAAGGCCCTGACCGGAACCCTTACGGTGCGGCGCCGTGCCGGCGTACTCGCCGACCTCGCGCTCCTCGGCGTCCAGCGTCGAGACCCAGAGCAGGTGGTGGCCTTCACCGCCGAGGCGGTGGAGGCGGCCCGCCAGACCGGATCGGGCGTGATCAACCGCAAGCTGCGAGGGCTTCAGCAGCATCTGCTGCCGCTGCTCCACGATGGACGCATCCGTCGACTCAACGACGACATCACCGCCCTCACCGGACCTGCAGTTTCCGGATAA
- a CDS encoding aminoglycoside phosphotransferase family protein — translation MCGGRGCSGAGITTDTPELLRLGERAVLTLADGRVIARVERGADRYETAAREVAVARWLDREGVRVGRPLGGEQPYRVRGTVVTLWEKVDGKWTVPAELAAILARLHRLAPPPLLCLPDLDPFDRTDERIAHAALAPAHKDTLRRIAEQLRGEYEQVRPVLSRCVIHGDANIGNVLATPDGVVLFDLDGVCLGPPEWDLVLTALYRDLGWHTDTEYAAFCDVYGFDVNAWDGYAVFKRIRELRMVSWLAQKAGESPRIDEEIHRRIADLADPSRPRHWHPY, via the coding sequence GTGTGCGGCGGTCGAGGCTGCTCGGGCGCGGGGATCACGACCGACACGCCTGAGTTGCTGCGGCTGGGGGAACGCGCGGTGCTCACCCTTGCCGACGGACGAGTGATCGCTCGGGTGGAGCGCGGCGCGGACCGCTATGAGACCGCCGCGCGCGAGGTGGCGGTGGCCCGCTGGCTGGACCGGGAAGGCGTTCGTGTCGGCCGTCCGCTGGGCGGAGAGCAACCGTATCGGGTTCGGGGCACCGTGGTGACGCTGTGGGAGAAGGTCGACGGCAAGTGGACCGTTCCTGCCGAACTGGCCGCGATCCTGGCCCGGCTGCACAGGCTCGCCCCTCCGCCATTGCTGTGCCTGCCCGACCTCGACCCGTTCGACCGCACCGACGAGCGGATAGCCCACGCCGCCCTGGCACCTGCGCACAAGGACACACTGCGAAGGATCGCCGAACAGTTGCGCGGAGAGTACGAACAGGTGCGTCCGGTACTGTCCCGCTGCGTCATCCACGGGGACGCCAACATCGGCAACGTCCTGGCCACCCCTGATGGCGTGGTCCTGTTCGACCTGGACGGGGTATGCCTGGGGCCGCCCGAGTGGGACCTGGTGCTGACCGCGCTCTACCGCGACCTGGGCTGGCACACCGACACCGAGTACGCCGCCTTCTGCGACGTCTACGGCTTCGACGTGAACGCCTGGGACGGCTATGCGGTGTTCAAACGGATCCGGGAGTTGCGCATGGTGTCCTGGCTGGCCCAGAAAGCCGGAGAAAGCCCCAGGATTGATGAGGAGATCCACCGCAGGATCGCCGACCTGGCCGACCCGAGCCGTCCCCGCCACTGGCACCCCTACTGA
- a CDS encoding aminoglycoside phosphotransferase family protein, whose translation MAHDASVPTSLLNELRSLHRQDPSLLDDALPRLRLRPLSGGYNNRVFVWDSPNGEVVIKLYRTDKRDRAAYEYQALAHVTACGITATPQPLWHAPDLELPVVGMTLATGGPISHLGDPVKAVRAVAVVLRQLREIPLGPFATLARIGSAADYITRITKIWPGQLDEHPNDPLTTEMRRLLDIWHERGDAIVLDEPVPRVFSRGDSNLLNWLWNGSTVTAVDWEFSGHSDTAYDAAELVEHLSSRVIDDEVWAALLPDLGITDNASRRRFLSARRTVALRWLSVLWKSRYTRTDEFEHQTRRVHALLNDEFQ comes from the coding sequence TTGGCTCACGACGCTTCGGTACCGACCAGTCTGCTCAATGAGCTGCGCAGCTTGCACCGGCAGGACCCGAGCCTGCTGGATGACGCCCTTCCAAGGTTGCGGCTTCGACCGTTGAGCGGGGGTTACAACAACCGAGTGTTCGTCTGGGACAGCCCCAACGGTGAGGTGGTCATCAAGCTGTACCGTACCGACAAACGCGACCGCGCGGCCTACGAGTACCAAGCCCTCGCCCATGTCACCGCCTGCGGTATCACCGCTACCCCGCAACCGCTGTGGCACGCCCCGGATCTCGAACTTCCCGTGGTCGGCATGACCTTGGCAACTGGTGGACCCATCTCCCACTTGGGTGATCCCGTCAAAGCTGTGCGTGCTGTGGCTGTTGTTCTCCGTCAGCTCCGTGAGATTCCGCTTGGGCCGTTCGCCACCCTGGCGCGTATTGGTTCAGCCGCGGACTACATCACCCGTATCACCAAGATTTGGCCTGGCCAACTCGACGAACATCCCAACGATCCGCTCACCACTGAGATGCGCCGTCTGCTTGACATCTGGCATGAGCGCGGCGACGCCATCGTGCTCGACGAACCGGTGCCGAGAGTTTTCTCCCGAGGGGACTCCAACTTACTCAACTGGCTCTGGAACGGCTCTACCGTCACCGCGGTGGACTGGGAGTTCTCTGGCCACAGTGACACGGCCTACGACGCGGCCGAACTCGTCGAACACCTGAGCTCCCGCGTTATCGACGACGAGGTGTGGGCCGCTCTGCTCCCTGACCTCGGCATCACCGACAACGCCAGCCGACGGCGTTTCCTCTCTGCCAGGCGAACCGTTGCACTGCGCTGGCTCAGCGTGCTGTGGAAAAGCCGATACACACGCACCGACGAGTTCGAACACCAGACACGACGCGTCCACGCTCTCTTAAACGACGAGTTCCAGTAA
- a CDS encoding phosphotransferase family protein, whose translation MALPAPFDRILAAAGRQAALATEGAEAVRIGENAVIRLPGQVVARISRPGQQQAAAREVAVARWLAEEDLPAVRALEVDQSALVDGRAVTWWHELPPHQAGTVTDVARLLRALHALTPPPGLALGALDPFVRLEARIDDAHTLPPADRAWLRGRLDQLRAAWQELPAGLPECVVHGDAWVGNVARSADGQARLIDLERCSLGRPEWDLVSTAIKHTSFGWVRADDYARFADLYGYDVTAWDGYEVLRDIRELRMALYFAQHAPHDPAMHTEARLRVDCLRGRRGPRPWPWTPAP comes from the coding sequence ATGGCCCTCCCTGCGCCCTTCGACCGGATCCTGGCCGCTGCGGGCCGGCAGGCCGCCCTCGCCACCGAAGGCGCCGAAGCGGTCCGCATCGGCGAGAACGCCGTCATCCGCCTGCCCGGCCAGGTGGTCGCCCGCATCTCCCGCCCCGGCCAGCAGCAGGCCGCGGCCCGCGAAGTCGCCGTCGCCCGCTGGCTGGCCGAGGAGGACCTGCCCGCGGTCCGCGCCCTGGAGGTGGACCAGTCGGCACTCGTCGACGGGCGTGCCGTCACCTGGTGGCACGAACTGCCGCCCCACCAGGCGGGCACGGTCACCGACGTCGCCCGCCTGCTCCGCGCCCTGCACGCCCTCACCCCGCCCCCCGGCCTCGCCCTGGGAGCCCTCGACCCGTTCGTGCGCCTGGAGGCGCGGATCGACGACGCGCACACCCTGCCGCCCGCCGACCGGGCCTGGCTGCGCGGCCGCCTCGACCAGTTGCGCGCCGCCTGGCAGGAGCTGCCCGCGGGCCTGCCCGAGTGCGTCGTCCACGGTGACGCCTGGGTGGGCAACGTCGCCCGCAGCGCCGACGGCCAGGCCCGGCTGATCGATCTGGAGCGCTGCTCCCTGGGCCGCCCCGAATGGGACCTCGTCTCCACCGCGATCAAGCACACCAGCTTCGGCTGGGTCCGCGCCGACGACTACGCGCGCTTCGCAGACCTCTACGGATACGACGTCACCGCCTGGGACGGCTACGAGGTGCTGCGCGACATCCGGGAACTCCGCATGGCCCTGTACTTCGCCCAGCACGCCCCCCACGATCCGGCCATGCACACCGAAGCGCGGCTGCGCGTCGACTGCCTGCGCGGACGCCGGGGCCCCCGCCCCTGGCCATGGACCCCCGCCCCCTGA
- a CDS encoding FxLD family lanthipeptide: MVLLEIPEAVETIRNRPEKENEVSIAVTAGPSTTEDPFALDVQIVTDIPPGDPMFACGDGTNDGCDPSCASACLTGGV, encoded by the coding sequence GTGGTTCTTCTAGAGATCCCAGAAGCCGTCGAAACGATAAGAAACCGTCCAGAAAAGGAGAACGAAGTGAGCATTGCGGTTACTGCTGGACCGTCCACCACCGAAGACCCCTTCGCGCTCGACGTGCAGATCGTCACCGACATTCCGCCGGGAGACCCGATGTTTGCCTGCGGAGACGGAACCAACGACGGCTGCGACCCGAGCTGCGCCTCGGCCTGCCTCACCGGCGGAGTCTGA
- a CDS encoding lantibiotic dehydratase, whose protein sequence is MGATTKSTRLYRHTGTALLRAAAVPLPTSSLSWPDLTDTTASRAWLEQVWDDPRLAEAVRQASPSLEKTVADLRSGHPVRDKKIRSASLSTARYLLRSIGRPTPFGLFAGVAPVRLGPTAQVSWGRDHRAAARVNTEWLIDIIGQAESCPELLDRLFVVLSDLAHRRGQRLEIPRGPNRVTLHYTRVIAVLRDRATTPIRFAALVDMLAEEFATDRDRVRSTLTELVKHGCLITNLRAPFTITDPLAHVVDQLREAGADTVVHTAPLVSALEDIQTELQHHNHPATTPQNQRRSRAVVTSAMRELSRAGRMPLALDLLLDCQVQLPRRVAHEMERAASALLRLTRQPTGEKAWYDYHAAFVERYGTGTLVPLTDVLNPDSGLGYPAGYSGSVFPPPEDGSTARDERLLSMVWQAVATGGREIILTDTDIDALNNGDLDPHRIPPHVELSARVHAADTEALSRGDFLITVAPARSAGTLTSRFTPIATGFGLAEVYRALPCSTKGALRAQMSFGPLYAHAENVCRVPAYLDHLLPLGQYPASGDGQTPITVDDLAVTATSDRLHLVSLTHRRVVEPQVFHALALDKQAPLLARFLAHLPRAGLASWYQFDWGPHATLPFLPQVRYRRTILSPAQWRLTRADLPPRGGDWESVLDQWRQRWNCPNVVELREADRTLRLTLQEPTHASLLHAHLRRHGQAILYQATPVEEYGWLDGHAHEIALPLAATSPVAPNPLCGPLPTVTNAHGQLPGAAEATWLSAKLFTHPERMTEIVTEQLPALLAELDSPPCWWLRYRNPRETDHLRIRIRTSPDRYGRQVRKVAEWAHRLRRTGVAGTLSLDTYSPEIGRYGADPSLSVAEEVFVADAELVAALLRQQATSPVDLTASVVANMVAIVTGFHGDPTAAMNWLAKRPVPTAPAIDRKVADEAIRISIETGTQPRCARSHELDALWQRRADALKAYCTALSADTNTDTVVESLLHMHHNRAVGIAPEHERTCRRLARQASLSWLARQGSGIQ, encoded by the coding sequence ATGGGTGCCACCACCAAATCGACACGGCTGTACCGACACACTGGTACGGCGCTGTTGCGGGCCGCTGCCGTGCCCTTGCCCACCTCTTCCCTCAGTTGGCCGGACCTCACCGACACCACAGCAAGCCGAGCCTGGCTGGAACAGGTATGGGACGACCCACGTCTCGCGGAAGCCGTGCGGCAGGCCAGCCCTTCACTGGAAAAGACCGTTGCAGACCTTCGAAGCGGACATCCCGTTCGAGACAAGAAGATCCGCAGCGCCTCCCTGTCCACCGCCCGCTACTTACTTCGCAGCATCGGCCGTCCGACACCTTTCGGACTGTTCGCAGGAGTCGCCCCAGTCAGACTGGGCCCCACCGCACAGGTGTCCTGGGGCCGCGACCACCGGGCCGCCGCCCGCGTCAACACCGAATGGCTGATCGACATCATCGGACAGGCTGAAAGCTGCCCCGAACTGCTGGACCGGCTCTTCGTTGTGCTCTCAGACCTCGCCCACCGCCGCGGCCAGCGACTCGAAATTCCGCGAGGACCGAACCGGGTGACCCTGCACTACACCCGTGTCATCGCCGTACTTCGTGACAGAGCAACCACTCCGATCCGTTTCGCTGCTCTCGTCGACATGCTTGCCGAAGAATTCGCTACCGACCGGGACAGGGTCCGAAGCACACTCACAGAACTGGTGAAACACGGCTGCCTGATTACCAACCTGCGCGCCCCGTTTACAATCACCGACCCGCTCGCCCACGTCGTGGACCAACTCCGCGAGGCCGGCGCCGACACCGTGGTGCACACAGCCCCCTTGGTCAGCGCCCTTGAGGACATCCAAACCGAACTACAACACCACAACCATCCAGCCACCACCCCGCAGAATCAGAGACGCTCCCGAGCAGTGGTCACCAGTGCGATGAGAGAACTGTCCCGGGCCGGACGCATGCCGCTGGCACTGGACCTGCTGCTGGACTGCCAGGTCCAACTTCCCCGTCGAGTAGCGCACGAGATGGAGCGGGCAGCAAGCGCACTGCTGCGGCTGACCCGTCAGCCCACCGGAGAAAAAGCCTGGTACGACTACCATGCGGCATTCGTCGAACGCTACGGCACAGGAACCCTCGTACCACTCACCGATGTCCTCAACCCCGACTCCGGACTCGGCTACCCGGCCGGATACAGCGGCAGCGTGTTCCCCCCACCAGAAGACGGATCCACGGCACGGGACGAACGACTGCTGTCCATGGTCTGGCAAGCTGTGGCCACAGGCGGCCGCGAGATCATCCTCACCGACACAGACATCGACGCTTTGAACAACGGGGACCTCGACCCCCACCGCATTCCTCCACACGTCGAACTCTCCGCACGCGTCCACGCTGCCGATACTGAAGCACTCAGCCGCGGCGATTTCCTCATCACTGTGGCCCCCGCTCGGTCCGCGGGCACACTGACCTCTCGCTTCACCCCCATCGCTACCGGCTTCGGCCTAGCCGAGGTCTACCGGGCCCTGCCCTGCTCGACCAAGGGAGCACTCCGTGCCCAGATGAGCTTCGGGCCGCTGTACGCACACGCCGAAAACGTCTGCCGTGTACCCGCCTACCTGGACCACCTACTTCCGCTCGGGCAGTACCCCGCTTCCGGTGACGGACAGACACCGATCACTGTGGACGACCTGGCGGTCACCGCAACCAGCGATCGCTTGCACCTGGTCAGCCTCACCCACCGCAGGGTTGTGGAACCCCAGGTGTTCCACGCTCTCGCCTTGGACAAACAAGCCCCGCTGCTCGCCCGGTTTCTCGCCCACCTGCCCCGCGCAGGACTGGCCTCCTGGTACCAGTTCGACTGGGGGCCGCACGCCACACTGCCGTTTCTGCCCCAGGTCCGCTACCGGCGCACCATACTGTCCCCGGCCCAGTGGCGCCTGACCAGAGCCGACCTGCCACCACGAGGAGGAGACTGGGAGTCAGTACTCGATCAGTGGCGGCAACGCTGGAACTGCCCGAACGTGGTGGAGTTGCGTGAAGCCGACCGCACACTGCGCCTCACGCTGCAGGAGCCGACCCACGCGTCTTTGCTGCACGCCCATCTCAGACGGCACGGCCAGGCCATCCTCTACCAGGCCACCCCCGTCGAGGAATACGGGTGGCTCGACGGCCACGCCCACGAAATCGCACTGCCGTTGGCCGCCACGTCCCCAGTGGCTCCCAACCCGCTGTGCGGCCCCCTGCCGACGGTGACCAACGCGCATGGGCAACTTCCGGGTGCTGCGGAAGCCACTTGGCTGTCCGCGAAGCTCTTCACCCACCCCGAGAGAATGACCGAGATCGTCACCGAGCAGCTCCCCGCTCTCCTGGCCGAGCTCGACTCTCCTCCGTGCTGGTGGCTGCGTTACCGAAACCCGCGAGAAACCGACCACCTGCGCATCCGCATCCGCACTTCCCCGGACCGCTACGGTCGACAGGTGCGGAAAGTCGCCGAGTGGGCCCATCGGCTGCGGCGGACAGGAGTGGCCGGCACTCTGTCCCTTGACACCTACTCCCCGGAGATCGGCCGTTACGGGGCGGACCCATCGTTGAGTGTGGCAGAAGAGGTCTTCGTTGCCGACGCCGAACTCGTAGCCGCCCTGCTGCGCCAGCAGGCCACAAGCCCTGTGGATCTCACCGCGTCAGTGGTGGCGAACATGGTGGCCATCGTCACCGGCTTCCACGGCGATCCCACAGCAGCGATGAACTGGTTGGCAAAACGCCCAGTTCCTACCGCTCCTGCGATCGACCGCAAGGTGGCCGACGAGGCCATCAGGATCAGCATCGAAACCGGCACCCAGCCTCGATGCGCCCGAAGCCACGAGCTTGATGCGCTGTGGCAAAGGCGCGCCGACGCGCTGAAGGCCTACTGCACGGCACTGTCAGCGGACACGAATACCGACACCGTGGTGGAGTCGCTGCTGCACATGCACCACAACCGTGCCGTGGGCATTGCCCCTGAGCACGAACGCACCTGCCGCCGCCTGGCACGACAGGCCTCCCTCTCCTGGTTGGCCAGGCAAGGAAGCGGCATCCAGTGA